One genomic segment of Streptomyces sp. NBC_00239 includes these proteins:
- a CDS encoding SDR family oxidoreductase, with the protein MATHLITGAGSGIGAAVAARLHARGDDLVLLARDAGRGRQLVERYPGARALVGDLADPDRLSWAFSKQAVPERIDSLLHIAGIVDLGPVGELRPKTWHQQLNVNLIAPAEVTRLLLPTLRASHADVVFVNSGAGLRAHADWSAYAASKHGLKALADSLREEEKAHGIRVTSVYPGRTASPMQAKVHSQEGKDYEPAAWIDPESVATTIVMAIDLPRDAEVNDLTVRPGR; encoded by the coding sequence ATGGCTACTCACCTGATCACCGGTGCCGGGTCCGGCATCGGCGCCGCCGTCGCGGCCCGGCTGCACGCCCGCGGCGACGACCTCGTCCTCCTCGCCCGCGATGCCGGCCGCGGTCGCCAGCTCGTCGAGCGGTACCCCGGGGCGCGGGCCCTCGTCGGCGACCTCGCCGACCCCGACCGGCTCTCGTGGGCCTTCTCCAAGCAGGCCGTTCCCGAGCGGATCGACTCCCTGCTGCACATCGCGGGGATCGTGGACCTCGGACCGGTGGGGGAGCTGCGGCCCAAGACCTGGCACCAGCAGCTCAACGTGAACCTGATCGCCCCCGCCGAGGTCACCCGGCTGCTGCTGCCCACCCTGCGCGCCTCGCACGCCGACGTGGTCTTCGTGAACTCCGGCGCGGGACTGCGCGCCCACGCCGACTGGAGTGCCTACGCCGCCTCCAAGCACGGGCTCAAGGCACTCGCCGACTCCCTCCGCGAGGAGGAGAAGGCCCACGGGATCCGCGTGACCTCCGTGTACCCCGGGCGCACCGCCAGCCCCATGCAGGCCAAGGTGCACTCCCAGGAGGGCAAGGACTACGAGCCCGCCGCCTGGATCGACCCCGAGTCCGTGGCGACGACCATCGTCATGGCCATCGACCTGCCGCGCGACGCCGAGGTCAACGACCTGACCGTCAGGCCCGGCCGATGA
- a CDS encoding DUF1330 domain-containing protein, with amino-acid sequence MTAYAIAHLRPRQINAEVLDYMERVQGTLDPFGGRFLVHGAVPEVMEGPFEGTVVVVAFPGIDEARGWYASPAYQEILPLRTRHLDGEAILVEGVPADYDPASTADRLRAAAGL; translated from the coding sequence ATGACCGCATACGCGATAGCCCACCTGCGCCCCCGGCAGATCAACGCCGAGGTCCTCGACTACATGGAGCGGGTGCAGGGCACCCTCGACCCCTTCGGCGGCCGGTTCCTCGTCCACGGCGCCGTGCCCGAGGTGATGGAAGGGCCCTTCGAGGGCACGGTCGTCGTCGTGGCCTTCCCGGGCATCGACGAGGCCCGCGGCTGGTACGCGTCGCCCGCCTACCAGGAGATCCTGCCGCTGCGCACCCGCCACCTCGACGGCGAGGCGATCCTCGTGGAGGGCGTCCCCGCGGACTACGACCCCGCCTCGACGGCCGACCGGCTGCGGGCCGCCGCCGGGCTCTGA
- a CDS encoding S8 family peptidase produces the protein MTSQPGDDLRKELKRAGAAGVAAAAAVALLAGLTTPSAAQTVRTADPFAAAAPTTAAAGKGLTRITLVTGDRVVVDAKGRAVGLERAPGRARIPVSVQHDRGHTSVVPADARRLIADGTLDARLFDITERSRPEYRAAHGDRLRLIVGYRGAAPAARAALHSAGDTEVRRTFTSIGAEALSAAPRDAAEVWEALTDRGGAGSRTAAAGIARIWLDGIRTASLDKSTRQIGADKAWAAGYDGKGVKIAVLDTGVDAAHADLAGQVLAEKNFSSSADAKDRFGHGTHVASIAAGTGAASGGTYKGVAPGAKLLNAKVLDDNGSGDDSGILAGMEWAVAQGADVVNLSLGGGDTPELDPLEAAVNRLSADKGVLFAIAAGNNGQGGPGTVSSPGSADAALTVGAVNVADKLAPFSSIGPRVGDGAIKPDVTAPGVAITAAAAPGSVIEREVGQKPPGYLTISGTSMATPHVAGAAALLKQQHPQWKGDRLKGVLTASTKPGAYSAFQQGSGRIAVDRAIRQSVVAEPVSLSYGVQQWPHQDDKPVTKDLTYRNLGSAPVTLDLAVATTGPDGKPAPAGFFTLGARKVTVPAGGTATVALTADTRGDDNRDGAYSAYVTATGGGQSVRTAAAVDRESESYDVTVKQIGRDGKPAAYSGSTLIGLSGPASQRRFEGSDASGTFTLRVPRGGYLLDAIFINNLEDIRAGVDWIAQPRLTVRGNTTLTVDARTARPVDITVPAAGAKSLFASPSYWVRSGANEFGFGWWLDSYEGFRTGHRGPDADFGTLTQQFDAHWQKGASDEYHAVLGGPVRRLANGYTKHLRAADLATVTVDQGVAAAGKEGALNALGWLPAPTGASSVSIPRPLPTTATMHLSTLAGVRWDTRFEQSAGRDADGFPIVEAQYGTDSPKAYQGGKSYRERFNTGVFGPKVGSGLGVLRHRNTITGLLPLFADGSNHSGASNYTKAETVLYRNGVPVGRSSTPPQGEDSFTVPAGDAAYKLTAKVDRSPLLSMVSTRVQASWWFRSQKTAKAEQLPVSVVRFRPELALDNTSPAGRTVTVPLTVQGPAKGSGLKSLAAYVSYDDGYTWKALTVTDGRVSVKNPAKGKRVSLRAVVVDRGGNKADLSIIGAYCTG, from the coding sequence ATGACCTCTCAACCGGGGGATGACTTGCGTAAAGAACTGAAGCGGGCGGGTGCGGCCGGTGTCGCCGCGGCCGCCGCAGTGGCCCTCCTGGCGGGACTGACCACCCCGTCCGCGGCCCAGACCGTCCGCACCGCCGATCCCTTCGCGGCCGCCGCTCCGACCACCGCGGCCGCGGGCAAGGGACTCACCCGCATCACGCTCGTCACCGGCGACCGCGTGGTCGTCGACGCCAAGGGCCGGGCCGTCGGCCTCGAACGGGCTCCCGGCCGGGCCCGGATACCCGTCTCCGTGCAGCACGACCGCGGCCACACCAGCGTCGTGCCCGCCGACGCCCGCCGGCTCATCGCCGACGGCACCCTCGACGCCCGGCTCTTCGACATCACCGAGCGCAGCCGCCCCGAGTACCGGGCCGCGCACGGCGACCGGCTCCGGCTGATCGTCGGCTACCGGGGCGCCGCCCCCGCCGCACGGGCCGCGCTGCACTCCGCGGGCGACACCGAGGTCCGCCGCACCTTCACCTCGATCGGCGCCGAGGCCCTCAGCGCCGCACCGCGGGACGCGGCCGAGGTCTGGGAGGCCCTCACCGACCGCGGCGGCGCCGGCAGCCGCACCGCCGCCGCCGGCATCGCCCGGATCTGGCTCGACGGGATCCGCACGGCGAGCCTCGACAAGAGCACCCGGCAGATCGGCGCCGACAAGGCCTGGGCCGCCGGATACGACGGCAAGGGCGTGAAGATCGCCGTCCTGGACACCGGAGTCGACGCCGCGCACGCCGACCTCGCCGGCCAGGTGCTCGCCGAGAAGAACTTCTCCTCCTCCGCCGACGCCAAGGACCGCTTCGGCCACGGCACGCACGTCGCGTCCATCGCCGCCGGCACCGGCGCCGCCTCGGGCGGCACGTACAAGGGCGTCGCCCCGGGCGCCAAGCTCCTCAACGCCAAGGTCCTCGACGACAACGGCTCCGGCGACGACTCCGGCATCCTCGCCGGCATGGAGTGGGCCGTCGCCCAGGGCGCCGACGTCGTCAACCTCAGCCTCGGCGGCGGCGACACCCCGGAACTCGACCCGCTCGAAGCCGCCGTGAACAGGCTGAGCGCCGACAAGGGCGTGCTGTTCGCCATCGCCGCCGGCAACAACGGCCAGGGCGGCCCGGGCACCGTCTCCTCCCCGGGCAGCGCCGACGCCGCGCTCACCGTCGGCGCCGTCAACGTCGCCGACAAGCTGGCCCCGTTCTCCAGCATCGGCCCGCGGGTCGGCGACGGCGCCATCAAGCCCGACGTCACCGCCCCCGGCGTCGCCATCACCGCGGCCGCCGCGCCCGGCAGCGTCATCGAGCGCGAGGTGGGCCAGAAGCCGCCCGGCTACCTGACGATCTCCGGCACCTCGATGGCCACCCCGCACGTCGCGGGCGCCGCCGCGCTGCTCAAGCAGCAGCACCCGCAGTGGAAGGGCGACCGCCTCAAGGGCGTCCTGACCGCCTCCACCAAGCCCGGCGCGTACAGCGCGTTCCAGCAGGGCAGCGGCCGGATCGCGGTCGACCGGGCGATCCGGCAGAGCGTGGTCGCCGAACCCGTGTCGCTGTCCTACGGCGTCCAGCAGTGGCCCCACCAGGACGACAAGCCGGTCACCAAGGACCTCACCTACCGCAACCTCGGCAGCGCGCCCGTCACCCTCGACCTCGCCGTCGCCACCACCGGCCCCGACGGCAAGCCCGCCCCGGCCGGCTTCTTCACCCTCGGCGCCCGGAAGGTCACCGTCCCCGCCGGCGGCACCGCCACCGTCGCCCTGACGGCCGACACCCGCGGCGACGACAACCGGGACGGCGCCTACAGCGCGTACGTCACCGCGACCGGCGGCGGCCAGAGCGTGCGCACCGCGGCCGCCGTGGACCGTGAGAGCGAGTCCTACGACGTCACCGTCAAGCAGATCGGCCGCGACGGGAAGCCCGCCGCCTACTCCGGCAGCACCCTGATCGGCCTGTCGGGCCCCGCCTCCCAGCGGCGCTTCGAGGGCTCCGACGCGTCCGGCACCTTCACCCTGCGCGTGCCCCGCGGCGGCTACCTCCTCGACGCCATCTTCATCAACAACCTCGAGGACATCCGGGCCGGCGTCGACTGGATCGCCCAGCCCCGGCTGACGGTCCGCGGCAACACCACCCTGACCGTGGACGCGCGCACCGCCCGCCCGGTGGACATCACCGTCCCCGCGGCCGGAGCCAAGTCCCTTTTCGCCTCCCCGAGTTACTGGGTGCGATCGGGCGCCAACGAATTCGGGTTCGGCTGGTGGCTCGACTCGTACGAGGGCTTCCGCACCGGCCACCGCGGCCCCGACGCCGACTTCGGCACGCTCACCCAGCAGTTCGACGCCCACTGGCAGAAGGGCGCGTCCGACGAATACCACGCGGTGCTCGGCGGCCCCGTCCGGCGCCTGGCCAACGGCTACACCAAGCACCTGCGCGCCGCCGACCTCGCCACCGTGACGGTGGACCAGGGCGTCGCGGCCGCCGGCAAGGAAGGCGCGCTCAACGCCCTCGGCTGGCTGCCCGCCCCCACGGGCGCCTCGTCCGTCTCCATCCCGCGCCCGCTGCCCACGACGGCCACGATGCACCTGTCCACCCTGGCCGGGGTGCGGTGGGACACCCGCTTCGAGCAGTCCGCCGGCCGTGACGCCGACGGCTTCCCGATCGTCGAGGCGCAGTACGGCACCGACAGCCCGAAGGCCTACCAGGGCGGCAAGAGCTACCGGGAGCGCTTCAACACCGGAGTGTTCGGGCCCAAGGTCGGCAGCGGACTCGGCGTCCTGCGCCACCGCAACACGATCACCGGCCTCCTGCCGCTGTTCGCCGACGGCTCGAACCACAGCGGCGCGAGCAACTACACCAAGGCCGAGACGGTCCTCTACCGCAACGGGGTGCCCGTCGGCCGCAGCTCCACCCCGCCGCAGGGCGAGGACAGCTTCACCGTGCCGGCCGGCGACGCCGCCTACAAGCTGACCGCCAAGGTCGACCGCAGCCCGCTGCTGTCGATGGTCTCCACCCGGGTCCAGGCCAGCTGGTGGTTCCGCTCGCAGAAGACCGCGAAGGCCGAGCAACTGCCGGTCTCCGTCGTCCGCTTCCGCCCGGAGCTGGCCCTCGACAACACCTCCCCGGCGGGCCGCACCGTCACCGTCCCGCTGACCGTCCAGGGCCCCGCCAAGGGCTCCGGCCTGAAGTCCCTGGCCGCCTACGTCTCGTACGACGACGGCTACACCTGGAAGGCCCTGACCGTCACCGACGGCCGGGTCTCCGTGAAGAACCCGGCCAAGGGCAAGCGGGTCTCGCTGCGCGCCGTGGTCGTGGACCGGGGCGGCAACAAGGCCGACCTGAGCATCATCGGCGCCTACTGCACCGGCTGA
- a CDS encoding GlxA family transcriptional regulator, which translates to MESVPYVPHRVAVLALPGVPPFELGIPSRVFGSAVDGDGRPLYEVTVCTSDGGPVLSDAGFTVQPAAGPEALAAADTVIVPPTHAMPELGEGGPLPAEVTAAIAGIRSGTRLVSICTGSYVLAAAGLLDGRPATTHWNLAPEFRRAYPKVKVDEEVLFVDDGDVLTSAGVAAGVDLCLHLIRRDHGAAVANRAARMCVVPPWRDGGQAQYIDRPVPEPAVATTATTRGWALERLGEPLSLAQLAGHARMSVRTFTRRFREEVGLTPVQWLTAQRLELARQLLESSDLPVDLVAHRAGFGSANSLRQHMRAAFGVSPIGYRKTFQARAAA; encoded by the coding sequence ATGGAGTCCGTCCCGTACGTCCCGCACCGTGTCGCCGTCCTCGCGCTCCCCGGGGTCCCCCCGTTCGAGCTGGGGATCCCCTCCCGGGTCTTCGGCAGCGCCGTCGACGGCGACGGCCGGCCGCTCTACGAGGTCACCGTCTGCACCTCCGACGGCGGCCCGGTGCTCAGCGACGCCGGGTTCACCGTCCAGCCCGCGGCCGGCCCCGAGGCCCTGGCCGCCGCCGACACCGTGATCGTCCCGCCCACCCACGCCATGCCCGAGCTCGGCGAGGGCGGGCCGCTGCCCGCCGAGGTCACCGCGGCCATCGCGGGGATCCGGTCCGGCACCCGGCTGGTGTCCATCTGCACCGGGTCGTACGTGCTCGCCGCCGCCGGACTCCTCGACGGCCGGCCCGCCACCACCCACTGGAACCTCGCCCCCGAGTTCCGCCGGGCCTACCCCAAGGTCAAGGTCGACGAGGAGGTCCTCTTCGTCGACGACGGGGACGTGCTGACCTCGGCGGGCGTGGCCGCCGGCGTCGACCTCTGCCTGCACCTGATCCGCCGGGACCACGGCGCCGCCGTCGCCAACCGGGCCGCCCGGATGTGCGTCGTACCCCCGTGGCGGGACGGCGGCCAGGCCCAGTACATCGACCGGCCGGTCCCCGAACCCGCCGTCGCCACCACCGCCACCACCCGCGGATGGGCCCTGGAGCGCCTCGGCGAACCGCTGTCGCTGGCGCAGCTCGCCGGGCACGCGCGGATGAGCGTGCGCACCTTCACCCGCCGCTTCCGCGAGGAGGTCGGCCTCACCCCGGTCCAGTGGCTCACCGCCCAGCGCCTCGAACTGGCCCGCCAGCTCCTGGAGTCGAGCGACCTGCCGGTGGACCTGGTGGCCCATCGGGCGGGGTTCGGTTCGGCCAACTCGCTGCGCCAGCACATGCGTGCGGCGTTCGGCGTCTCGCCCATCGGCTACCGCAAGACCTTCCAGGCCCGGGCCGCAGCCTGA
- a CDS encoding NADP-dependent oxidoreductase has translation MQSIDSSILWEITMRAVVVNQWGGPETLTVAELDRPEPGLGEVLVRVHAAGVNPVDWKTRASGALIEWGPLPAVGWDVSGTVEAVGPGVGVFSPGDEVFGMPLFPRQAGGYAEYVVAPARHLAPKPASLTHVEAAALPLAALTAWQALVDTADVRPGQRVLVHAAAGGVGHFAVQIAKARGAYVIGTASAAKHDLVRSLGADEVIDYRAVRFEDEVSDVDVVLDGLGGETAQRSLKVLRAGGRLITLPGPGDVPAETGGVLAQWVLVEPDHLGLREIAALVQRGELKPLVDTVIPLAEAARAHELGEQGRTTGKIVLSVL, from the coding sequence ATGCAATCCATTGATTCATCGATCCTTTGGGAGATCACCATGCGCGCCGTCGTCGTCAACCAGTGGGGCGGACCCGAGACCCTGACCGTGGCCGAGCTCGACCGCCCCGAGCCGGGTCTGGGCGAGGTCCTGGTCCGCGTCCACGCGGCCGGCGTGAACCCGGTGGACTGGAAGACCCGCGCCAGCGGGGCGCTGATCGAGTGGGGCCCGCTGCCGGCGGTCGGCTGGGACGTGTCGGGCACGGTGGAGGCGGTCGGCCCCGGCGTGGGAGTCTTCAGCCCCGGCGACGAGGTCTTCGGAATGCCGCTGTTCCCCCGCCAGGCGGGCGGATACGCCGAGTACGTGGTGGCCCCGGCCCGGCACCTCGCGCCCAAGCCGGCGTCCCTGACGCACGTGGAGGCGGCGGCCCTGCCGCTGGCCGCGCTGACCGCCTGGCAGGCCCTGGTGGACACGGCCGACGTGCGGCCCGGGCAGCGGGTGCTGGTGCACGCGGCGGCCGGCGGCGTCGGGCACTTCGCCGTGCAGATCGCCAAGGCGCGCGGCGCGTACGTGATCGGCACGGCCAGCGCCGCCAAGCACGACCTGGTGCGCTCGCTCGGCGCGGACGAGGTGATCGACTACCGCGCCGTGCGCTTCGAGGACGAGGTGTCCGACGTGGACGTGGTGCTGGACGGGCTCGGCGGCGAGACCGCGCAGCGGTCCCTGAAGGTGCTCCGGGCCGGCGGCCGGCTGATCACCCTGCCCGGGCCGGGCGACGTCCCGGCCGAGACCGGTGGCGTGCTGGCCCAGTGGGTGCTGGTGGAGCCGGACCACCTGGGCCTGCGGGAGATCGCCGCGCTGGTGCAGCGCGGCGAGCTGAAGCCGCTGGTGGACACCGTGATCCCGCTCGCCGAGGCCGCCCGCGCCCACGAGCTGGGCGAGCAGGGCCGCACCACCGGCAAGATCGTCCTGTCGGTGCTGTGA
- the mnmA gene encoding tRNA 2-thiouridine(34) synthase MnmA: MTENPQRPRPLRVLAAMSGGVDSAVAAARAVEAGHDVTGVHLALSANPQSFRTGARGCCTIEDSRDARRAADVIGIPFYCWDLAERFREDVVEDFVAEYEAGRTPNPCLRCNEKIKFAALLDKALALGFDAVCTGHYATIVENPDGSRELHRASDMAKDQSYVLGVLDEKQLAHALFPLGDTITTKDEIRAEAERRGLAVAKKPDSHDICFIADGDTQGFLAQRLGKAEGDIVDEATGEKVGTHEGAYGFTIGQRKGLRIGRPAADGKPRYVLDISPVNNTVTVGPVEALDVTGLTAIKPRWCGSTAAAPGTYTAQLRAHGGETEVHAEVVDGELRVTFTEPVRGVAPGQAIVLYDDTRVVGSATIATTVRATAGV; this comes from the coding sequence ATGACTGAGAACCCGCAGCGTCCCCGCCCCCTCCGCGTCCTTGCCGCCATGTCCGGCGGCGTGGACTCCGCCGTCGCCGCCGCCCGCGCCGTCGAAGCCGGACACGATGTGACCGGCGTCCACCTCGCGCTGTCCGCGAACCCGCAGTCCTTCCGCACCGGAGCGCGCGGCTGCTGCACCATCGAGGACTCCCGCGACGCCCGCCGGGCCGCGGACGTCATCGGCATCCCGTTCTACTGCTGGGACCTGGCCGAGCGCTTCCGCGAGGACGTGGTCGAGGACTTCGTCGCCGAGTACGAGGCCGGGCGCACCCCCAACCCGTGCCTGCGCTGCAACGAGAAGATCAAGTTCGCGGCGCTGCTCGACAAGGCCCTGGCGCTCGGCTTCGACGCCGTCTGCACCGGCCACTACGCCACGATCGTCGAGAACCCGGACGGCTCGCGCGAGCTGCACCGCGCCTCCGACATGGCCAAGGACCAGTCGTACGTGCTCGGCGTCCTCGACGAGAAGCAGCTCGCCCACGCGCTCTTCCCGCTCGGCGACACGATCACCACCAAGGACGAGATCCGCGCCGAGGCCGAGCGCCGGGGCCTGGCCGTCGCGAAGAAGCCCGACAGCCACGACATCTGCTTCATCGCGGACGGCGACACGCAGGGCTTCCTCGCCCAGCGCCTCGGCAAGGCCGAGGGCGACATCGTCGACGAGGCGACCGGCGAGAAGGTCGGCACCCACGAGGGCGCGTACGGCTTCACCATCGGCCAGCGCAAGGGCCTGCGGATCGGCCGCCCGGCCGCCGACGGCAAGCCGCGCTACGTCCTGGACATCTCGCCGGTGAACAACACCGTCACGGTCGGTCCCGTCGAGGCCCTGGACGTCACCGGCCTCACCGCCATCAAGCCCCGCTGGTGCGGCTCCACGGCCGCCGCCCCGGGCACGTACACGGCCCAGCTGCGCGCCCACGGCGGCGAGACCGAGGTGCACGCCGAGGTCGTCGACGGCGAGCTGCGGGTCACCTTCACCGAGCCGGTCCGCGGGGTCGCCCCCGGCCAGGCCATCGTGCTCTACGACGACACCCGCGTGGTCGGCTCGGCCACCATCGCCACGACGGTCCGGGCGACCGCGGGCGTGTAG
- a CDS encoding N-acetylmuramoyl-L-alanine amidase: MRVGDKKRGPARRLLLITGLGVLAGAAVTERDRISRGYWLLPGVSAPREAGAIDHKGARWTSASPANWRMADRPRDYRVDRIVVHVTQGGFASAVDAFQNPWHKASAHYIVRGDGHVEQMVRELDVAFHANNRSVNERSVGIEHVGFVHRREDFTDAMYAASAALAADICRRYGIPVDRRHIIGHDEVPGADHTDPGPHWDWDRYLRLIRTRLPTTAP; encoded by the coding sequence ATGCGCGTGGGCGACAAGAAGCGCGGACCGGCCAGACGGCTGCTGCTCATCACGGGCCTGGGCGTGCTCGCGGGCGCCGCGGTGACCGAGCGGGACCGGATATCGCGGGGCTACTGGCTGCTGCCCGGCGTCTCCGCGCCCCGCGAGGCCGGCGCGATCGACCACAAGGGGGCCCGCTGGACCTCCGCCTCCCCGGCGAACTGGCGGATGGCCGACCGGCCCCGGGACTACCGGGTGGACCGGATCGTGGTGCATGTCACCCAGGGCGGCTTCGCCTCCGCCGTGGACGCCTTCCAGAACCCGTGGCACAAGGCGTCGGCGCACTACATCGTCCGCGGCGACGGCCACGTCGAGCAGATGGTGCGCGAACTGGACGTGGCGTTCCACGCGAACAACCGGAGCGTGAACGAGCGCAGCGTCGGCATCGAGCACGTGGGTTTCGTGCACCGCCGCGAGGACTTCACCGACGCCATGTACGCGGCGTCGGCGGCGCTGGCGGCGGACATCTGCCGGCGGTACGGCATCCCCGTCGACCGCCGGCACATCATCGGCCACGACGAGGTGCCGGGAGCCGACCACACCGACCCCGGCCCGCACTGGGACTGGGACCGCTACCTGCGCCTGATCCGCACCCGCCTGCCGACCACCGCCCCCTGA
- a CDS encoding cysteine desulfurase family protein, producing the protein MAYLDHAATTPMLPEAAEAMTAQFAVAGNASSLHAAGRRARRTVEEAREAFADAIGARPSEVVFTAGGTEADNLAVKGLYWARRDADARRTRVLASPVEHHAVLDAVDWLAAHEGATVEYLPVDRHGRVHPEAFREAVERNPDDVALATVMWANNEIGTVLPVAELAAVAREFGIPMHSDAVQAVGQLDVRFGASGLAAMTVSGHKIGGPYGIGALLLGRDQTPVPVLHGGGQERHVRSGTLDVPAIAAFAVAATLAAERRETFAREVGALRDELVAAVRAAVPDAVLGGDPHDRLPANAHFSFPGCEGDSLLLLLDAQGIECSTGSACTAGVAQPSHVLLAAGTDPDLARGTLRFSLGHTSTKEDVAALAAAIGPAVERARTAGLT; encoded by the coding sequence ATGGCCTACCTCGACCACGCCGCGACCACTCCGATGCTGCCGGAGGCCGCCGAGGCGATGACCGCCCAGTTCGCCGTCGCCGGCAACGCGTCCTCCCTGCACGCCGCCGGCCGCCGGGCCCGCCGCACCGTGGAAGAGGCGAGGGAAGCCTTCGCCGACGCCATCGGGGCGCGCCCCAGCGAGGTGGTCTTCACCGCGGGCGGCACCGAGGCCGACAACCTCGCCGTCAAGGGCCTCTACTGGGCCCGCCGGGACGCCGACGCCCGCCGCACCCGGGTGCTCGCCAGCCCCGTCGAGCACCACGCGGTGCTCGACGCCGTCGACTGGCTGGCCGCCCACGAGGGCGCCACCGTCGAATACCTGCCGGTGGACCGTCACGGGCGGGTCCACCCCGAGGCCTTCCGCGAGGCGGTCGAGCGCAACCCCGACGACGTGGCACTCGCCACCGTCATGTGGGCGAACAACGAGATCGGCACCGTCCTGCCGGTCGCCGAACTCGCCGCCGTGGCCCGTGAGTTCGGCATTCCGATGCACTCCGACGCGGTGCAGGCCGTGGGTCAGCTCGACGTCCGGTTCGGCGCCAGCGGCCTCGCCGCGATGACGGTCAGCGGCCACAAGATCGGCGGCCCCTACGGCATCGGCGCGCTGCTGCTGGGCCGTGACCAGACCCCCGTGCCCGTCCTGCACGGCGGCGGCCAGGAACGGCACGTACGCTCCGGCACCCTCGACGTGCCCGCCATCGCCGCCTTCGCGGTGGCCGCCACCCTCGCCGCCGAACGGCGCGAGACCTTCGCCCGCGAGGTCGGCGCCCTGCGCGACGAGCTCGTCGCCGCCGTCCGCGCCGCCGTGCCGGACGCGGTGCTCGGCGGCGACCCGCACGACCGGCTCCCGGCCAACGCCCACTTCAGCTTCCCCGGCTGCGAGGGCGACTCCCTCCTGCTGCTCCTCGACGCCCAGGGCATCGAGTGCTCCACCGGGTCGGCCTGCACCGCGGGGGTGGCCCAGCCCAGCCACGTCCTGCTCGCCGCCGGCACCGATCCCGATCTGGCGCGCGGCACGCTGCGTTTCTCCCTCGGCCACACCTCGACCAAGGAGGACGTGGCCGCGCTGGCCGCCGCCATCGGCCCGGCCGTGGAGCGCGCCCGCACCGCCGGCCTGACCTGA
- a CDS encoding thioesterase family protein has product MTQAIQATIGDSEFDRDTSVRPRGAAEPGVFDADLSAGWTIISAVNGGYLVALVGRALSEFLPHPDPVTVSAHYLSASVPGRAVIRTELVRAGRTLSTGQASLFQYDENGAEVERIRVLASYTDLSTLLDEVRTTAAQPDIPPYEHCLGADAGGAPIPGSSAIVDRLRLRLDPTTAGWAVGAPSGRGEMRAWFALADGRDADPLSLLLAVDALPPTAFEMGLIGWAPTVELTTHIRCRPAPGPLRVAITTRNLAGGFLEEDAEIWDTDDRLVAQSRQLARAPRT; this is encoded by the coding sequence ATGACCCAGGCAATCCAGGCAACGATCGGCGACAGCGAATTCGACCGGGACACCAGCGTGAGGCCGCGCGGCGCGGCCGAGCCCGGTGTCTTCGACGCGGACCTGTCCGCCGGGTGGACGATCATCAGCGCGGTCAACGGCGGCTACCTGGTGGCGCTGGTCGGCCGGGCACTCTCCGAGTTCCTGCCGCACCCCGACCCGGTCACCGTCTCGGCCCACTACCTGAGCGCCTCCGTGCCCGGCCGCGCCGTCATCCGCACCGAGCTGGTGCGCGCCGGCCGCACCCTCTCCACCGGCCAGGCCTCGCTGTTCCAGTACGACGAGAACGGCGCCGAGGTCGAGCGCATCCGCGTGCTGGCCTCGTACACGGACCTGTCCACGCTGCTCGACGAGGTCCGCACCACCGCCGCCCAGCCGGACATCCCGCCGTACGAGCACTGCCTCGGCGCGGACGCGGGCGGCGCCCCCATCCCGGGCAGCTCGGCCATCGTCGACCGGCTGCGGCTGCGACTGGACCCCACCACCGCCGGCTGGGCCGTCGGCGCCCCCTCCGGGCGCGGCGAGATGCGCGCCTGGTTCGCGCTGGCCGACGGCCGCGACGCGGACCCGCTGTCGCTGCTGCTCGCGGTCGACGCACTGCCGCCCACCGCCTTCGAGATGGGCCTGATCGGCTGGGCCCCCACGGTCGAGCTGACCACCCACATCCGCTGCCGTCCGGCCCCCGGACCGCTCCGCGTCGCCATCACCACCCGCAACCTGGCGGGCGGCTTCCTGGAGGAGGACGCGGAGATCTGGGACACCGACGACCGCCTGGTGGCCCAGTCCCGCCAACTCGCCCGCGCCCCGCGCACCTGA